A stretch of DNA from Lycium ferocissimum isolate CSIRO_LF1 chromosome 4, AGI_CSIRO_Lferr_CH_V1, whole genome shotgun sequence:
GTTTCTTTACCTTATCGCAGAGTTTCCAAAGGCACAAGCatgaaaaaaggggaagaaaagaagtgaggaaaaaacaaagaaaaaacagACATTCTATCACTTCTCGTTATTCGTCCATCTTAGTTAGAACTTCAATCTAATAACACGAGACGCATATAAATTTTGAAAGAGTTTAAATTATACGCATTGATGACGTATTTACACAATAAGGTGAACAACAAGTATATTTTATGATGATATGTTAAATTACATTACgctaataatttaaaaaaaaatatattgtcATATAATTTAAGGATCATCGGAAAACCCCAAATTGCAGTAATACGACAAATAAAATAAGCAGCAGAAAGCAAGGGGACAATTTGTAGAACAGTCTGCGCATTGGATCATGCGGTACTGGTGGATCTCTTGCTACGCACATCCACATATGGGTTTAATTATCCCATTTAGCAACTCCAATTATTAGGAGCCTTGCAATCGGCcattattttatatagaacaagTTGATATTGCTTGCTTCAAGACCACATAAACGAACTTCAATATTTGTTGTGGTATGGAAACCTTTGCATTTGTTCTCTATCCCCCTAATTAAGCCTCATTTTCCCATAGATTCATATGGAAGGATGAAGACGGATTCAAATGAAGCCACATGAATATATAGTAAGGATTTTACAGCCGACCTCAGCTAGATTGGGATTGAAGCgtaattgttattgttatcgTTATTCACGAAATTCCTTTAGATAACAAAAGTTTTAAAATGCTAGAGATAAAAATGACAGACAATATTAATGATTGTTTACCCCCAAAagtggataacaattaaatttgtaagtggttGATAGGATATGTGGTTAGATTAATTGATAGTATAAAATAGTAGCAACTAAATagcaatatattgatatatacaAGCGAAGGAAATCAAGAAAGACAAGTTGACAAGCTCTGCAAACTGTTTTGGTCTGGAAGATGTTCCTCTTAACCGAGCCAAAATACTTAAGAAGATTCCACTGCCACTTTTCTGATTACAAATGTATATAATAATGAAAAAACTAAACTACAAAAGGAAGGGGTGGTTCTCTATTTATAGCTAACAACAAATAGGCTCAGTACAATGCAAGAAAAGTCTTTCTAGAAAAAACACTAAAATGGATAAGGTTGCGTCcatacggtctgacacccgtactgTTGTCAGCACAAATGGCGGAACGGTCAGATGACGTGTGACCTGCTCCATAACTGATTATCCGAACCTATATTGAGTGTGCTCTATTAGGCTCGGGTTTTCCGTGTTCCTTAGAATACATTTGGTTTTGACGCAGAGTTGAATGTACTCACGACCCCTCAGTCTTCGTTCTTATCAGTTGTTACGACCCTACTCTCCCTCGTTCTCCTATCAAACGCCTCTAAACTTTACCCGGCTTTTACAGGGCACAAGTTGTatcggtttttaccgtatacaaataACTAATTCAATAATGCCAAAAGGCTTCAAAATCCAAGAGTCTTTAATTTGGAACTTCATTCTTGAATCATGGACAATAGGCAAAGGAAAGAATCTCAGGatcattttcaaacagaagcaTGTCCTCTTCTAACAAATTAACTGATGCCTCCATACCATCTCCATCTTTAGTCCCCATTAATATCACCAAATTCTTGAAAGATCTAATTGGACTGCAAACCCATTCAGGCTTACCCCATCCAAAATCCACTTCATACACTGGAAATCTACACCAACTTGTAAAATTACATACTTCTAAATCTCCCTTCAAAAAATCTCTCACTGTTGTTTCTACTGAATCACCATCcaatcttgatttttgttgCTCTGACTCTTCAAAATTACTATCGAGTGCATTAGCATTTTTGGAGGGTCCACGCAAGACGTTCATATTTTTTCGTCCCTTGATAACATTATCCACATAATCTGCATTGATATCCCTAATTGATTTGTTCAGTTTTTCCACCAGTATTGTCATGTTAATGTTACTATCGTCCCCTGCATTTTGCTCTGTTTGTAGCAATGCAGGGGCTATTGCAACTGTCCAGTAATTTCCAAAAGTGTGATTTGGCACTGGTGGTTCCATCCTTTGCCTTACGTTCACTGCATGAACTGCTACACAAATTTTTGCTGCTTTTGGCTTTGATCTATAAAGGGCGAGGACGCGCCTCCATATGAGAGCTGAAACGGCTTCAACTCGAGttggaaacttgaaattttCGTCTAATGAACCAATAATTCCTTTTGATGCTTTATTTTTCAGGGCTAGTATAGAAGATGAATCGAAAATAAATCTTTTTGTCACGATTGTTTTGTTAGTTATTCCAGTGTCATGAGAATAACGGGGTATTTCTCTAGGAGGAAAATTTTTTGCTGAATCAAAAATTGGAGGAGGGACAGTGTTAGTATTTTCACTATTGGTATTTAAAGATTTGGAAgcccatgaattcaagaaagcaacTACTGAAGTTCCATCAGCAATCTTGTGCGAAACGCACACACCTATGGCAAAGCCACCACACCTGAAGAGAggatacaaaaaacaaaaaatgtttaGGAAGCACGCTTTTAATTAGTACTTAATTATATTAGGTCTCAGCTCACCCTCTTACATTATGGCAGCCTCATGATTCCTTTTTAATGGGTAAAACacgtgaaaatatttttgtcatGACCTCTTTGTTTTAATATACCATGTCAAAGTGTGACCATCTCATGTAAATGTTTAATCTACTAGAGAGACTACAGTATTAATTAATGTACTTAATCATTATTACTATGTCTCAACATATCAAAGTATAGAAAAAATAAGGTTTTCTCTTTTCTCCCAAACTTGATTGGCCGTAGCTAGAGAACGCAAGGGATTCATCCAAACTCATTTTGCCGAAAAATTATACTGCATATAGAAAGTCAAaattatgtttatgtatatactattattgatgttacttctTGGTTTCCACGTGTATTTACTTTTTTGCATTTTAGATTATCTTAGCGAAAATTCTGATTCCACCACTGTTTATAAAGATTTTGGTCTAGTCACTCTATGTTTTTTACTTTGTTAACAAAATCAGCCACCGCTaatggtgattttttttttttttttttttttttgtttagttagaaagaaagaataaaataCACAGACCTGAATAAATTGGCTTGAGCAGCTACAAGCACTTCCCTCTCATCTCCTTTTTGCTTCAGCTGCTTACCCCAATTGCCAGTGGGCTCAAAGGGCAGCAACTGATTCAATAACTTCACATTTGAAGTTCCAATGATTTGGGAAATATTACAATTAACTATAGCTTCAATGAACTCTGCCCCCTCATCACTGCACTCAACAACAGAATAGTCATCTCTGAATGTGCCAGCCAATGGATAGTACTCGCTTAGGCACTCAGCTAGGGATTTCTTCAGCATGCATAGCTTTTGATCTCTGGTAATAATATTTGTAGTACTAGTAAGGTAGAAAAGTAGAACAGGGATGTAAATAGGAGGTGCATTTTGGTCAATAGAAGAGAGAATGTAGTTTCTAAGGTGATTAGGTGTTGGACGCAATGGTTTAATTGTCTCCCTACATACAACTTCAACATTAGTACTTACCATAACCATTGTGTCTTATTAGCTAATTTTATTGCTATAAACTAGAAAGTATGCTTCTATGAGATAATTTGGTGTTGAGTCTTAAAATTCATGAGCTCATGTATATAGTACATAGGGACTGCAAGAGAAAATACCACAATAATGTCAATTCCAATTCATGACCATGTCAAACTGAGTAATCTATATGTAATACAAACTTTGACTTATTTATTTGGCTATTAGAGATTCTTGTCACTTTTTGCGTCTACTAGTTTTGATAAGCTATTGCAGCGAAGCGGCAAGTATAACCATTGCTTAAAAAAGTTGGACTGCTCAGTATATTTCTCTAGCCTTTCTTGATTCTTAGCTAGTAGTAATACTATATATTTACTTTTGGATTTCGAATAAATCTTATTAGAGAATCTTTAGACTAAGCAGCTTTGCCATTGTCGGATAGGAGATTTTCTTTTCGGGGCTGGAATTGAATCACTAGTGAAAGATCAGTATAGGATATGCATGGTCCAAATgcaaaagataaaaattaaggaatattttcatcatttaaataaaaaaataactacCAAGATGCATGGTCCGAATGCAAAAGATAAATTAAGGAAGTTTTTAAGAAATTCATTACATAGTGGGATCATGGAAGGAGAAGGGCAAATGGGATAATGAGAATGGAACTGACTTTTATTGTATAAGAGACTCTCACTGATACCACTAGACTATAAATCTTgatgttaaaatattttttcaacattCAAATAAATGTGGATTAAGATAATGTAGATTAGGCCTACAAATTGGAGCATGTTGCGTTGTTGCCGGCCTTGACTAAAttgaattattatattttaattttaattagcaAATAAACTGATTCCTGAGCTCAATGCTTAGCTAATGACTCCTAGCTGTTAAACTTGAGGGTTTGTTTGCTATTTTGACTAACTTGAGGAATCATTTTTGACATTTAGAAAAAGTTCTAAGGTCTAGTAACGATTCTGCTCACTTTCATTTCCACCTCCACAGAACCACAGCTTTCTCTCTCAAACACGCACTCTTTGGTCTACGCGCCACCGACGCGCCGTCGGATCGTCGCCGGCAACCGTCCTTCTCCAGTTTCTCGATATTTATTTGTTCGTTCGTCCTTCCAGAAGTGGATCTAAATTTTAATGTGGAATATtacttaaattgataaaattaaaAGCTTTTCGACTatattttgttaatttcttCTAAAGTAGGCTACTTTTTATGCAGACTGTTGCTTCTGAGGAACTAGTGACTGCAAGTGATTTTTGAAAGATTTGAGAGCAGCTTCTGTTTAAGGTATGCATCTGAACTTCTGAAGCATTAGGGGActatacgatatgatatgttttccCTGTTTTTTTATCTGTTCATAGAGAAATATGTTAGTTTGAGTAATGAGTACTTTTATGTAAATTCAGTATACCAGATGTAGCCTGCAAAGTTGATGGATCTTAGAAGAAAAGAGTACTAGTGAAATTGGACCCTCAAATCAAATTTCTGGAAATCTAAATAATGTTAAAACATACTAGTGACAGCATGCATTTTTGATAGACATGAAGATGTAATAAATCAGTTGTTTGGGAATTGGGCTTTAGGAATATCTTGGACTTCCTGTAAATGACAGAAAtttgaagttatttttttttaatctgaagAGTAATGCATTGAAAGGGAAGCTGATGTTTTAGATCGTTCCATTTTGTGCACAGATGGATTGACTTCTCTAGGCATTAGAGGTTCAGAGCAATTGACCCTTTGAATGTTCTCACAGCTAAAACAAATGAAATGTcacaaaaggggggaagaaccaGTGAATTTCATTAGTTTTCGCTTAGAAATAGAACAAAGCAGCTAAATGGATGTTTTGTTAATCGGTTGACTTTTCTAGGCATTAGAGGTTTACAGCAATTGACCCTTCCAATGTTCTCTCGGCTAAAACAAATGCAGTGTCataaaaaagggggaagaatcaGTGAATTATAGTTTAGCTGCTTAGGAAATAGGCAAAAGTAGCTTAAATGGGGTAAAGTTTTAGCTCATTTCGTTAGTGAACTGTAAATACCGAGATTATTAATGAAATTAGCTGGTAGGCAGCATGCGTATTAGCCTattaaactttcaaaaaaaaaaaaaaaaagaattggaaaagaaaatagaGCCCCTTTC
This window harbors:
- the LOC132053660 gene encoding stemmadenine O-acetyltransferase-like translates to MVMVSTNVEVVCRETIKPLRPTPNHLRNYILSSIDQNAPPIYIPVLLFYLTSTTNIITRDQKLCMLKKSLAECLSEYYPLAGTFRDDYSVVECSDEGAEFIEAIVNCNISQIIGTSNVKLLNQLLPFEPTGNWGKQLKQKGDEREVLVAAQANLFSYGQSTCFLNIFCFLYPLFRCGGFAIGVCVSHKIADGTSVVAFLNSWASKSLNTNSENTNTVPPPIFDSAKNFPPREIPRYSHDTGITNKTIVTKRFIFDSSSILALKNKASKGIIGSLDENFKFPTRVEAVSALIWRRVLALYRSKPKAAKICVAVHAVNVRQRMEPPVPNHTFGNYWTVAIAPALLQTEQNAGDDSNINMTILVEKLNKSIRDINADYVDNVIKGRKNMNVLRGPSKNANALDSNFEESEQQKSRLDGDSVETTVRDFLKGDLEVCNFTSWCRFPVYEVDFGWGKPEWVCSPIRSFKNLVILMGTKDGDGMEASVNLLEEDMLLFENDPEILSFAYCP